In Paraburkholderia bryophila, a single genomic region encodes these proteins:
- a CDS encoding Nif3-like dinuclear metal center hexameric protein, producing the protein MDRIELELYLNNLLETARFKDYCPNGLQVEGRRRINKLATGVTASVAFLEAALDWGADAVLVHHGYFWRNEAPQITGRKHARLKLLIANDLNLFAYHLPLDDHPLFGNNAQIGEKMGWISDARFGDNDLGWLATFPMPITLSHLTAEIEQTLGRTPLVFGDPDRELRRVGWCTGAAQGMFEAAINAGADVYLTGEVSESVMHTSAESGVAFLAAGHHATERFGVQAVGKHLSEQFDIEHVFIDIPNPV; encoded by the coding sequence ATGGATCGGATCGAACTTGAATTGTACTTGAACAATCTCCTTGAAACCGCGCGCTTCAAGGACTATTGCCCCAATGGATTGCAGGTCGAAGGGCGACGTCGGATAAATAAGCTCGCGACCGGCGTGACCGCGTCGGTGGCCTTTCTGGAGGCCGCGCTCGATTGGGGCGCGGACGCCGTGCTGGTCCATCACGGCTACTTCTGGCGCAACGAAGCGCCGCAGATCACGGGTCGCAAACACGCGCGCCTGAAGCTGCTGATCGCCAACGACCTGAACCTGTTCGCCTACCACCTGCCGCTCGACGACCATCCGCTGTTCGGCAACAACGCGCAGATCGGCGAGAAGATGGGTTGGATCAGCGACGCGCGTTTCGGCGACAACGACCTCGGCTGGCTTGCCACGTTTCCGATGCCGATCACGCTCTCGCACCTCACCGCCGAAATCGAGCAGACGCTCGGCCGCACGCCGCTCGTGTTCGGCGACCCGGATCGCGAGCTGCGTCGCGTGGGCTGGTGCACGGGCGCCGCGCAAGGCATGTTCGAGGCCGCCATCAACGCGGGCGCCGACGTCTATCTGACCGGCGAAGTCTCGGAGTCGGTCATGCACACGTCGGCGGAAAGCGGCGTGGCGTTTCTCGCGGCCGGCCATCACGCCACTGAGCGCTTCGGCGTGCAGGCCGTGGGCAAGCATCTGTCCGAGCAATTCGATATCGAGCACGTGTTTATCGATATCCCTAATCCGGTTTGA
- a CDS encoding Do family serine endopeptidase, with product MLRRFWLFFAQAVTVLLALMFIIATLKPQWLQRQGQFGKQLAEPIVALREVAPGIGGGPAQASYADAAQKAMPAVVNVFSSKDGSLPPDPRAKDPLFRYFFGDKNNRKQQQEPASNLGSGVIVSSEGYILTNQHVVDGADQIEIALADGRTTTAKVIGVDPETDLAVLKVNMTNLPTITLGRMDQTRVGDVVLAIGNPFGVGQTVTMGIVSALGRSHLGINTFENFIQTDAAINPGNSGGALVDVNGNLLGINTAIYSRSGGSLGIGFAIPVSTARSVLESIITTGSVTRGWIGVEPQDVTPEIAESFGLEQKSGAIVAGVLKNGPADRAGIKPGDILVSVNGQEITDTTRLLNVIAQIKPGTAAKVHLVRKSREMDLDVTIGKRPAPPKQPAEDNDNGGGDQQDDDGG from the coding sequence ATGCTTAGACGCTTTTGGCTGTTCTTTGCCCAAGCGGTGACTGTGCTGTTGGCGCTGATGTTCATCATTGCGACGCTCAAACCGCAGTGGCTCCAGCGTCAAGGGCAATTCGGCAAGCAACTCGCCGAACCGATCGTCGCCCTCCGGGAAGTAGCGCCTGGCATCGGCGGCGGCCCCGCTCAGGCGTCTTATGCAGACGCCGCCCAGAAGGCGATGCCCGCGGTCGTCAACGTGTTCTCCAGCAAGGATGGCTCACTGCCACCCGACCCGCGCGCGAAAGATCCGCTGTTCCGCTACTTCTTCGGTGACAAGAACAACCGTAAGCAGCAGCAGGAGCCCGCATCCAACCTGGGCTCGGGTGTGATAGTGAGTTCGGAAGGTTACATTCTAACGAACCAGCACGTCGTGGACGGCGCCGATCAGATCGAAATCGCGCTGGCCGATGGTCGCACCACGACCGCGAAGGTGATCGGCGTCGATCCGGAAACGGACCTGGCCGTGCTGAAGGTCAACATGACCAACCTGCCCACCATCACGCTCGGCCGTATGGACCAGACGCGCGTGGGCGATGTCGTGCTGGCGATCGGCAATCCGTTCGGCGTCGGCCAGACGGTGACCATGGGCATTGTCAGCGCGCTCGGGCGCAGCCACCTCGGCATTAACACGTTCGAGAACTTCATTCAGACCGACGCGGCAATCAATCCGGGTAACTCGGGCGGCGCACTGGTCGACGTGAACGGCAATCTTCTCGGTATCAACACGGCGATTTATTCGCGTTCGGGCGGGTCGTTGGGCATCGGCTTCGCGATCCCGGTGTCGACGGCGCGTAGCGTACTGGAGAGCATCATCACGACCGGATCGGTCACGCGCGGCTGGATCGGCGTCGAGCCGCAGGACGTGACGCCGGAGATCGCCGAGTCGTTCGGGCTCGAGCAGAAGTCGGGGGCGATCGTCGCCGGGGTGTTGAAAAATGGTCCTGCCGACCGCGCGGGCATCAAGCCGGGCGACATCCTGGTCAGCGTGAACGGTCAGGAGATTACCGACACCACGCGGCTGTTGAACGTGATTGCGCAGATCAAGCCGGGCACAGCCGCGAAGGTGCACCTCGTGCGTAAGAGCCGCGAAATGGATCTGGATGTGACGATCGGCAAGCGCCCCGCGCCGCCCAAGCAGCCGGCTGAAGATAACGACAACGGCGGCGGCGATCAGCAGGACGACGACGGCGGTTGA
- the tatC gene encoding twin-arginine translocase subunit TatC, which produces MSDPQQTQDEGTEETFISHLVELRDRIIRAGLAVIVVFVGLVYWAPDIFRLLARPLMQNLPKDGKMIVTDVTGSFFVPMKVTMLVAFVIALPIVLYQIWAFVAPGLYQHEKKLVGPLVGSSYTLFLCGMAFAYFVVFPTIFRVMAHYNAPLGAEMTTDIDNYLSFVLTMFLAFGVTFEVPIIVVLLVRMNVLTIKKLREIRPYVIVGAFIISAVVTPPDVFSQLILAIPLIVLYEAGIIAARLIVGKQTAVTDEASASD; this is translated from the coding sequence GTGAGCGACCCCCAGCAAACCCAGGACGAAGGCACTGAAGAGACCTTCATTTCCCACCTCGTTGAATTGCGCGATCGCATCATTCGCGCCGGCCTCGCCGTCATCGTGGTGTTCGTCGGGCTCGTGTATTGGGCGCCGGATATTTTCCGGCTGCTGGCGCGCCCGCTGATGCAGAACTTGCCGAAGGACGGCAAGATGATCGTCACGGATGTGACCGGCTCGTTCTTCGTGCCGATGAAGGTGACCATGCTGGTCGCTTTCGTGATCGCGCTGCCTATCGTGCTGTACCAGATCTGGGCATTCGTCGCGCCGGGTCTTTACCAGCACGAGAAGAAGCTGGTCGGGCCGCTGGTAGGCAGCAGCTACACGCTGTTCCTGTGCGGCATGGCGTTCGCGTACTTCGTGGTGTTCCCGACCATCTTTCGCGTGATGGCGCACTACAACGCGCCGCTCGGCGCGGAGATGACGACCGACATCGACAATTACCTGAGCTTCGTGCTGACCATGTTCCTCGCGTTCGGCGTGACGTTCGAAGTGCCGATCATCGTGGTGCTGCTGGTCCGCATGAATGTGCTGACCATCAAGAAGCTCAGGGAGATTCGCCCGTACGTGATCGTCGGCGCGTTCATCATTTCCGCCGTGGTGACGCCGCCGGACGTGTTCTCGCAACTGATTCTGGCGATTCCGCTGATCGTGCTGTACGAGGCTGGGATCATCGCGGCGCGGCTGATTGTCGGCAAACAGACGGCTGTGACCGACGAGGCAAGTGCGTCGGATTGA